tttgcttttgtttcctttttaggATCAAGGATTGGAAATCAAGATTGAGTTACTTCTTGCAAAACTCATCTGGTTCTCCTAAAGCAAAAGACAACAAGAAAGGACAGCAAAAGGCTAACTTCAGGTATGTGTTTCATTTTCTGCAAAAGTGGGTCTGGTCACAGGCTTTAAACTACATAACAGGAATTAGAACTAGTGCATTGGACAAGAAAACCCATTCTCTGTGTTGTCTTCTTTTCCAGgccctctcctgaagaagccCAGTTGTGGTCCGAAGCATTTGATGAACTTCTGGCTAACAAATGTAAGTTGCCTTCAAAAGTGGGAAGTTGACAGGCAAGGGCATCTTTTGTCCTTTGCAAGAATGTCTCTGGGGGGGAAAGCTGCAATTTCCTTTTGCGTCAGAAGGCTGGATGGCCGCTTCTGCTTGCATTTTTATGCCTGACTTCTTAAAAAGATTAACATTTGGGGCAGCTTGCAGCCCGGATTCATAGAAAACATTTGCCTATTTTTACTGGAGACATTTGGTCTGTGAAAGTGTGGTTTTTGTACTCTAGTTAGTGTGTATTTTTAACTGGCCTTGCATTCCTTCAGAGCCATGTCAGCTGTAATGTACATCtgcaattaaaaagaagagggctGTGACTTAAAGGTCTTGTGTGCAGCAAGTCCAAGAGTGTTAGTCCTGTGTTGGTGCAATCCTAGAGCTGAAGCCTGCTGAAACTGATCTGTTCTGACCAGAGGAACTGCAGTGGTTTCCTCTTGTATATCTTGCCAGGGACAACTCTTACAGGCCAATAAAACCATCAGTGACCTGGCTTTAGTCTTCTATCAAGCATCCAGCATTAGTTATTGTTTCCTTGTGCATGCTTGTTACCTCTTTTGTTTGACTTTGTAGCCATTTTCAGGGGGGACTGCCAAACTGCCCCCCCTTTCAGATGgccttttttacctttgaggacTAGAAGCCTTAAAAGTAAAATGTTCTCCATCCTTTCTAGCTAGCACCTCGTAGCCCTGGAGCTCTTTGGAATCCTTGTGGGATTCCAAACTCTTGTAATGGATAAGTCTTAgaactgagtccagtagcacctttaagaccaacaaagatttattcagagcatgagctttcgagtgcaagcactcagatttttattgtgctacttcagaccaacatggctacccatttgtatcgaTCTTGGAACTGATTTCAGGTTGACCAGAGGCTTGGAAAAAGTGTCTGGGATGCTGTGGGCATTTTCTTCCTTGTGAAGAGAGTGGATTGTGTCATTGGCTGGAAAGTGCTTATTCTGCTATTCCAGTGTGCATCTGTAATATGTTCATGAGACTCCAGTTTGCTGTGCAGGCCTTTTACTCCCTAACAAAACTGAAGAGGATTAATTAATTCATGTTGGCTGAAGTGTGGCCTTCTGAGTCAGTCTTTCCATTGCATGAGTTTACAGCTCTTCTATAAATATTTACACCAGTCCAAAGGTTGACATACAGAATCTACGTGCAGGGGAGAAATGATATAAGCTgtccccctcctgcctgccttaATTGTAGGCTTTTTGGGAAAGAACATggctaatattttttaaatagccaATATTAATTTTGTACCAGCTAGCTGTTTCAGACAAGTCCTAGCCTCCTTTAAGAATAAAAACATTTTGGCATGTTTTGTGTTAAGCGCTCTGGTGGACAGACAGCGAAAGCAGGGGCATGTGTGTGAGGGCAATGTATATATGCACAGCACATTCCTGGGATGCTTTAAACTAATCTGTCCTTTTCACCTTTCTTTTCAGATGGTCTTGCAGCCTTCCGGGCATTCCTGAAATCCGAGTTTTGTGAAGAGAACATTGACTTCTGGCTGGCTTGTGAGGATTTTAAGAAAACCAAGTCCCCACAGAAGTTGACCTCCAAGGCCAAGAAGATTTACAGTGACTTTATTGAAAAGGAAGCTCCCAAAGAGGTGAGCAAGAACCTTGCGTTAGAAACGCTGCCACGGCTTTCGACTCTATGCCGATGTGTTGTTAGGGTCTAAGCTGCTTGGTCTGAGTCTCAAATCACTAGAAGTAATCCTGGGACAGAACATAGCTAAAAAATGTGGTGCTGGAATTGACAATCCTTGTGGATTTTCCAGAAAATGACTCCCGTTCTCTTGCTTGAGAATATTTACTGAAAATACCTTCTATGGATTTTTCAGTTCCAGTGTATCACCAATGCAGATTAGAAAGAGAGATGCAACTTCAAAATGGCTCTTAAATTCTCTTGAGAAAGCAGTCTATGAAGTCTTCTGAGACTGTTTAGTACATGTTTGTATCCCAGGAACTCAGGTGTGGAAGTAGCTGTATCCATATGTGAGCATCAGTGATGGATTATTTACGAAAGAACCATAACTATTCAGATAGTATACACATAGAATCAAGGATACCAACATGCTAACAAAGGCTTTTAACACGTGACAATTTTAGACCTCATCAATCAGCCTGAAATTCAGGCATCACAGTTAAATTGCTTTGTGTTAAACTGAGCAAGAGTTACCACTTCCTGTGATTTTCTCAAGAATTTTAGCTCACCTGAATGGCTCCCATAGAAACCTCCATACAGCCAGGGTGAGAAGACACTAATGGTGGTCTTTTTTCTGCCAATGCTAGCTAGATGCCACCTTGGAGCATTTTGCTTGGCTGCAGATACGGTATCCCATTTCTGCCTATGAATAGTCTGTGGCTGAGCTGAAACACACTGGAGGATGGAGAGCCTCTAGCTTTTAACGTTTaagaattgtaaaaaaaattcagaacaaTGACTGTTAGTCTTCCTTGTTATATGCAAGGATGACtaggcatctttctttctttgcttgaatgttctagagcaggggtagtcaacctgtggtcctccagatgttcatggactacaattctcatgagcccctgccagcaaacgttcatgggaattgtagtccatgaacatctggaagaccacaggttgactacccccgttctAGACCATCAAATTGACAGCTGTTGGGGGGAGAGTGTTAAATTTCACTGGCTCTGCTTCTCATTTAGCTTAGTTGCtttctcatgacctgtgcctgaCGAAAAGCTCCTCTCCCATTTCAGATTAATATAGACTTCCAAACCAAGAACTCCATCGCCCAGAACTTGCAAGAGGCTACTCACACTTGCTTCAATGCAGCTCAGAAGAGAGTGTACAGCTTGATGGAGAATAACGCCTACCCACGGTTCCTGGAATCTGAATTTTACCAAGAGTTGTGTAAAAAGCCACAGATCAGCAGGGAACCTCAGGGGACATGAACACCTGCGTTCTGGCAGATAAGAAAAGAGCGACAGAGAGAAATGCCACTTCATCCCTGGAGGAAGAGGACCTGTGTGTCTTTACAGGCCCCTTGGACTCGGAACTGAATGTACAGGGGATCTGCCCCAGCATCATTTGTGTTGTCAAATGGACTGATCTGCAGactgtggtgggttttttttaatagagaGTGGTGATATGAAAAGTGTAAGAGGAGAAGCAAGCAAAACTGCTGGCCAGTTGCTAGGGAATCTTTGCTTTCTGTACTAAAAAAAAGTGATGTATTGGGAAAGGAATGTCTTGCGCACTACCGAATTACTGTAGGTTCTCCAAGTCTATATGTCAGCCTGGATGTTCTAGCATTCCACGCCAGATCAGACCCAGCCTCCTTACAAAAACGTTATTAAGAGTTGGAACTGCTTTGCACTCCCATACGGGGACTTTGGAAACTTTGAATAACTGGCTGCCCCTTGTTTTCCTCAAAACTCTGGGCAGCGCTTAACCCTGGTCTTCATGCTCCTTGAGCTTTCTTCATGCAGGTTCTGTTTTCTGCAGCTCACCCAGCTGTGTGTAGATGTAGCCAATTTCTGTATGACTGCTAGACACAAGTTCCAGCATTGCTGTAAAGTTTAATACAGAGAGATAGGAGAAATGACTGAAAAGTAGAGTAGGCTGATGACCAGTTTGGGTCAAACTGCCTGTGCAAGATGGAGCAGAATCTGGCCCAGGCTTCAAAATGACATTCTGTATAGTGTATGTGTTTTGACTCTGGTGGTGTTGTACACTCCTACCAATGCTGAAAATACTGACAAGGCAAACTTCAGGaaagttgtcttttttttttttttcaaatgccatatttgttttaataaatttttattttaatagaacATTTTGTCTTCAATTATTCGGAGGGGAGTTTCAAGTGGGCTACTAACTTTGAAAATATATGGCTATAAGTATGTTGGTCCATTTTAGCATTTGGTATCCTGTGATGCTTTTTAGAATTCATTGTCTCTTGGCTTAGGCCAggctctcaaccagggttttgtgggatcctgagatttcttgacagcccgggAAGGATTTCcttgatgggtgggagttaattttttatgtattttaaacatttatcaggtgacatgaccaatgatgggcctggaggagaggggccccatgtgggcatgtaaacagctgtttcccaacaatattctgcacgatcacgccacttctggggtttctcggataccaaaaaaacatttcaggggtttctcaacagtaaaaacattgagaaaggctggcttaggcacatctagaacctaaacctttgctggaagaagaGCAAACACATTGTTCACACTCCCCTTACCCTTCTGCTTGCCATCCTACACAAAATTCCTGTTTTCCTGGGTTTAaataggaaaggaaggggagttaACGGGAGGGGCTATAATGGCCACttactcccttgtggagtgctgAGTACATTAGAAAACACGCCCTGACTTAGAGActaattcagaagaagaagaagaagaagaagagttggttcttatatgccgcttttccctacccgaaggaggctcaaagcggcttacagtcgccttcccattcctctccccacaacagacaccctgtggggtgggtgaggctgagagagcgctgatatcactgcccggtcagaacagctttatcagtgccgtggcgagcccaaggtcacccagctcaatCATTCAAGTGATTGAGGAAAGAATAAAAAGCAATAGCTTATATGGTACAGGACTATGAAGATTTAATTCATTTCTGTGCCACAATCTCCatggaccttggagagcagcaggATGACTAAGAG
The nucleotide sequence above comes from Paroedura picta isolate Pp20150507F chromosome 4, Ppicta_v3.0, whole genome shotgun sequence. Encoded proteins:
- the RGS2 gene encoding regulator of G-protein signaling 2 — encoded protein: MQSAMFLALQHNQMERSDSNCPSHEEKKGKMKKTLIKDWKSRLSYFLQNSSGSPKAKDNKKGQQKANFRPSPEEAQLWSEAFDELLANKYGLAAFRAFLKSEFCEENIDFWLACEDFKKTKSPQKLTSKAKKIYSDFIEKEAPKEINIDFQTKNSIAQNLQEATHTCFNAAQKRVYSLMENNAYPRFLESEFYQELCKKPQISREPQGT